ACTTTAAAACTCAAGAGGTACAAGACCAAGAGGGACACTGGTATGATTTACGCATTCGTCCCTATCGCACAATAGACAACAAAATTGACGGTGCTGTAGTGGTTTTGGTGGATATTGACGAACTCAAACGCAGCGCCAGACAAATCACAGCAGCTAGAGATTACGCCGAAGCAATTGTCGCCACTGTGCGAGAATCTTTGGTCGTGTTAGATACAGATTTACGCGTAATTACCGCTAATCAGTTTTTCTACGAAAAATTTCAGGTATTGCCAGCAGAAACCGAACAGTGCTTGATTTATGAAATCGGCAATGGGCAGTGGAATATCCCGCAATTGCGATCGCTCCTAGAAGAAATTCTGCCCCACCAAAGCCAATTTCAAGACATGGAAATTGAAAATGAATTTGAGCAAATTGGGCAGAAAATTATGCGGCTGAATGCGCGGAAACTGACGCACATCCATGATGCACCAATGATCCTTTTAGTCATTGAAGATATTACTCAACAAAAGCAGTTAGAAATAGAACGGACTCAACTGTTGGCTCAAGAACAATCTGCTCGTGAAACAGCTGAAAAAGCCAATCGTGCCAAAGATGAATTTTTATCAATTCTTTCTCATGAACTGCGAAACCCTCTGAATGCGATGCTGGGTTGGGCTAACTTACTGCGAACTCATCAATTGGATGAACAGACAGTGAATCAGGGTTTAGAAGCCATTGAACGCAGCGCCCAGGCTCAAGCCCATCTGATTAGTGATTTGTTGGATATTTCCCGCATTAGCTCAGGTAGACTGCGAATGGATGCTCAATTTATTGAGCTTGTGCCGATTATTGAAGATGCGATCGCGGTTGTTCGTCTAGCAGCAGAAACCAAAAACATTCAAATCAACACAAGTTTAGCACCCTCAAGCAGACCGATAGTCGGTGATCCAGTTCGCTTACAGCAAGTTGTCTGGAATTTACTTTCTAATGCCATTAAATTTACCCCAAATGGAGGGAGAATTGATGTCCAATTAACATACGCTGCTTTTCAAGCGCAAATTCAAATCAGCGATACAGGTCAAGGTATCAATCCTGAATTTCTCCCTTATCTTTTTGACCGTTTCCGTCAAGCTGATGGTAGCAGAACTCGCTCAAATCCTGGGTTAGGATTAGGGCTTTCGATTGTGCGTCACTTGGTAGAACTCCACGGCGGTACAGTAGAAGCCCACAGCCCAGGAGAAGGTCAAGGCGCAACATTTACCGTCAAGCTACCACTACAAAATAACCAAAACGAAATTTCAGATATATCTACTACATTGCCATTTTTCACCAGAAACAGTCTGCCAGAAATCTCAACTGATAAACTTCCCTCCCTAGTAGGTGTGCGGGTACTGGTGGTGGACGATGAACCAGATATACGTCAGTTATTTCAATTAGTTTTAGGAGAATATGGAGTTGATGTCACAGCAGTCGCCTCAGCCAGCGCCGCACTATCAACACTGATGGCCAATCCTGGGGGGTATGATGCACTTTTGTCTGATATCGGTCTCCCAGGAGAAGACGGTTATACACTGATTCGGCAAATCAGAGCGCTGAGTCCCGCAGTCGGTGGACAAATTCCCGCCGCCGCCCTTACAGCTTATGCTGGTCATACAGAATATACCGAAGCTTTGGCCGCAGGATATCAAATGCACCTAGCTAAACCGATTGAACCTCAGCAATTAATAGTTTTAGTTGCCGCTTTGACGGGGCGTGTTTGAAGTGCTGATACTAAGTAGAACGGCGTAAATATTTGTAGTTGGGATGAGGCAGGAGGCAGAGAGCAGCGCGTTGCGGGGGTTCCCCCCGTTGTAGCGACTGCGGAGAGGCAGAAGGCAGGAGGGAAGAGGATGGTAGCCTTGTTTACCTTTCTGAACTTATTTTTGTTTTTTCACGCCGACTTACTGACCATTTCACGAAAATCTTGATGCAAATTCATTGGTTTTTAATTCTTTCCCCCTGCACCTCTGCACCCCTGCGGCCTTCATGATCAGTATTTCACCAGACACGATATTACTTATACCTTTATATCTGCTATTAGGCTGGCCACCACAGTAGCTAAGTGGGTTGGTTCGATGGGTTTGGGTATATGTGTTTGATAACCTGCGGCGATCGCTTTGAGCCGATCTTCTTCTCGTGTAAAGGCTGTAACCGCTACAGCCGGAATATGAACACCTACTTCCCTTTCCCACTGCCTAACTTTTTGCATAAAATTATAGCCGTCTTCTTGGGGCATACCAATATCAGAAAGAATTACCGTGGGTTTCCACGCCAACACTTCTTTTAATGCCTCGGCGGCTGAACCACAGGTGCGTACTTCTGCTCCCTGCTGTATAAGTACTGCGGAAATAATATCTCTAGCGTCGGTTTCGTCATCAACTACCAGCACGCGCACACCCTCCAGCCTGTGTAAGTTTTTCGGCTCTACAGGTTTTATTGGTGCGGTGCTGATGTTCTCTTGACTAACCATCACCGGCAGTTGAATTGTGAAAGTTGCACCCTTACCTTGACCTTCACTATCAGCTTGTACTGTCCCGCCGTGCATTTCCACTAAATGACGGGCGATCGCTAAACCTAGCCCCAAACCGCCAAACTCTCTTGTAGTTGAGCCATCAGCTTGACGGAAGCGTTCAAAAACGTGTGGCAAAAATTCTGTCTTGATGCCCACACCAGTATCGCGTACGATAATTTGCACCTGGGAGTTAGCCTGCTGAAGTTGCACTTCAATACGCCCACCTTGGGGTGTGAATTTGACAGCGTTTGAGAGGAGGTTCCAGACAACCTGTTGCAGCCGATTTGGGTCGCCTAATACCAGATCAACCTGGGCAAGTTGTAACTGTAAATCGATGTTTTTAACTTCAGCGGCGTGACGCACCGAATCGATCGCACAGACAATCACAGTAGCTAAATTTAGCGGCTGTGGTTCGAGGCGGAGTTTGCCAATAATAATCCGCGATGTATCGAGGAGGTCATTTACCAATTGTGCCTGGATTTTGGCATTGCGTTCGATAATGGCGATCGCCTGTTGGGTTTTTTCTGGGTTAAGTCTCCCGGTAATGAGCAACTGCGCCCAGCCGCAAATGGCGTTAAGAGGGGTTCTCAGTTCATGGGAGACAGTAATTAAAAACTCATCTTTGAGACGATTAGCGGTCTCTGCTAAAGTCCGCGCTGCTTCGACTTGCGTTAAGTGTTCGTCTCGCTCACGCTGACGCTGCGCCAGCAGGTCAGCAGACATTTCTAAAGCTTTGCCTAACAAAGCTACTTCCTGAATGCTTGAGGGACTGATGCAGGGATATTCACCTTGAGCCAAGGCTTCTGCGGCATCAGCAGCTTCCGCGATGCCTTGGGAAATTCGGTGTGAGAGCATAAAGGCACCTACACCACTTACCACCAGTAACACCAAGCCAGAGCCAATAACAAGCCACATAGCACGGCGAGGCGGATTTTCAATCATCTCAATCGGCACAACAACAGCGGTTGTCCAATCAAAGAAGCTGGCTCGCTTGAAGGCAAGGTAAACTGGCGCTCCTTCTAAGGTTGTATCGCGGTAAACTCCCTCGGTTGTGGCGGTGATTCGCTTTAGAAAAGATGGTGTACTAGGCTTTCCTACAAAGCGCCCAGGGCTGCGAGTCCTGGCTACAACCATACCGCGACCGTCAACAACAGTACGTGTCCATTCTCCATCAACAGGTGTCTGGGTTTTGATGACACTGGCGAGTGCTTGCGGGGTAATCACGGCATTAAGTACATACCTGAGCTTGCCATCGCGGATGACGGGAACACGAATGGGGAACGCCAATTTCCGCTTCACACCTCCAAGGACAAGATAACCCACAGTGGGTTGGTGTGTTTTAACAACACGGCGCAGACTTTCCGGTTCATTTACCAAAGGTAGTGACGCACCAAAAGGATAAGAGGTGTTCACCAGTTGTCGTCCGTCTGGGGTGAGGAGGATCACATTGAACCAAGTTGGCTGCGTCTGGACTGTGCGCTTTGCTTCGTTATAAAATGCTTTTAATTCATTGTTGTCGAGTCGGTCAGAGGCTGCCAGTGCTTGGAGTGTCCTGGTGGTACTGGAAACTTCGCGCTCTACATCTTGAGTAAGGTTACGTGCTGCTAAAACCAAACGGCGTTCTGATGCTGCACGCTCATTGAGAGAGAGTTTGTAGACAACAGCAACAGCAAAAAAGACAACAGGAAGTAATGTCCCTGCCACCAGTAACACCAGATGCCATTTTAGGGTCAGTGTGCGATCGCCGAAAACATTCAAGCTGAAATTTATACTTTGATTACGCAAGCCGGCTCCCAAATCGAGGGGGAGTTTGGTTTTATTTGATCTTCTCACGCTCTTTTGCTGAAAGCACACTAAGTAATTTGTGAGCTTTCATCATTTGGATTATAACTACCGATTAATCTTGTGCTAGTGATAGTCCTTAAATATTTTCTTTAAGATATATCTATGTCTGAAACTTCTACTTCTCTAACCACAACACGCCCGACGTTCATCTTAGTTGATGGACATTCTTTAGCATTTCGTTCTTACTTCGCTTTCGCCAAAGGAAGAGATGGCGGACTGCGGACTAAAACAGGGATACCAACGAGTGTCTGCTTTGGTTTTCTCAAATCTTTGTTGGAAGTCATGGCGACCCAACAACCACAAGCAATGGCTGTGGCCTTTGATTTGGGTTTACCAACTTTCCGCCACGAAGCTGACGATACTTACAAAGCCGACCGTCCAGGAACACCAGAAGATTTTGTGCCTGATTTGCAAAATTTACAAGAGTTACTCGACGGTTTAAACCTGAAGATTTTTACTGCGCCTGGTTACGAAGCGGATGATGTGTTGGGAACGTTATCACAAAAGGCCACGGCTGCTGGATATAAAGTGAAAATTTTAACAGGCGATCGCGATTTATTTCAATTAATTGATCCAGACAAAGAAATTACCGTTTTAAACTTTAGTCCCGATGCTCTAAAACGCGCTACAAATAGTATTACCGAATTTAGTACCGCCCAAGTTAAAGAAAAATTAGGCGTATTACCTACACAAATTGTCGATTTTAAAGCTCTGTGTGGTGATAAATCAGATAACATTCCTGGAGTCAGGGGAATAGGCGAAAAAACCGCAGTTCAGTTGCTGAGTACTTATGGTTCTTTGGAGAAGATTTACGCTGCACTCGCTGAGATTAAAGGTGCAACTCAGAAAAAACTCATCGAAGGTGAAGAAGATGCTAAAAAGTCGCAATATTTAGCCCAAATAGTCACAGAGGTTCCCCTAGAAGTTAACTTAGAAAACTGCAAATTAACTGGATTTGATACAACTGTTCTCACTCCTATTTTAGAGAAACTAGAATTCAGTACTTTTTTAAAGAAAATCAACGAACTTCAACAGAAATTTGGTGGTGTAGTTCCAGAAACTCCCGCAACATCAGCAGCACAAATTACTGATGATGATGATAGTGATTTATCATTTTTTACTGCTGCGGAGACAGCCGCATATCAACAGCAACCTGTTTCAGAAATTCAACCACAAATTATTAATACCCCAGCCAAACTTACCGAATTGGTAAATTTGCTGCAACAATTTACTGACTCTGCAACACCAGTGGCGTGGGATACAGAAACCAGCGATTTAGAACCACGGGATGCGGCTTTAGTTGGAATTGGTTGTTGTTGGGGAACCCAACCAG
This window of the Nostoc sp. HK-01 genome carries:
- a CDS encoding multi-sensor hybrid histidine kinase; translation: MCFQQKSVRRSNKTKLPLDLGAGLRNQSINFSLNVFGDRTLTLKWHLVLLVAGTLLPVVFFAVAVVYKLSLNERAASERRLVLAARNLTQDVEREVSSTTRTLQALAASDRLDNNELKAFYNEAKRTVQTQPTWFNVILLTPDGRQLVNTSYPFGASLPLVNEPESLRRVVKTHQPTVGYLVLGGVKRKLAFPIRVPVIRDGKLRYVLNAVITPQALASVIKTQTPVDGEWTRTVVDGRGMVVARTRSPGRFVGKPSTPSFLKRITATTEGVYRDTTLEGAPVYLAFKRASFFDWTTAVVVPIEMIENPPRRAMWLVIGSGLVLLVVSGVGAFMLSHRISQGIAEAADAAEALAQGEYPCISPSSIQEVALLGKALEMSADLLAQRQRERDEHLTQVEAARTLAETANRLKDEFLITVSHELRTPLNAICGWAQLLITGRLNPEKTQQAIAIIERNAKIQAQLVNDLLDTSRIIIGKLRLEPQPLNLATVIVCAIDSVRHAAEVKNIDLQLQLAQVDLVLGDPNRLQQVVWNLLSNAVKFTPQGGRIEVQLQQANSQVQIIVRDTGVGIKTEFLPHVFERFRQADGSTTREFGGLGLGLAIARHLVEMHGGTVQADSEGQGKGATFTIQLPVMVSQENISTAPIKPVEPKNLHRLEGVRVLVVDDETDARDIISAVLIQQGAEVRTCGSAAEALKEVLAWKPTVILSDIGMPQEDGYNFMQKVRQWEREVGVHIPAVAVTAFTREEDRLKAIAAGYQTHIPKPIEPTHLATVVASLIADIKV